In the genome of Oncorhynchus clarkii lewisi isolate Uvic-CL-2024 chromosome 4, UVic_Ocla_1.0, whole genome shotgun sequence, one region contains:
- the LOC139406406 gene encoding proteasome subunit alpha type-1, with product MFRNQYDNDVTVWSPQGRIHQIEYAMEAVKQGSATVGLKSGTHAVLVALKRAQSELAAHQKKILHVDEHIGISIAGLTADARLLCNFMRQECLDSRFVFDRPLPVSRLVTLIGSKTQIPTQRYGRRPYGVGLLIAGYDDMGPHIFQTCPSANYFDCKAMSIGARSQSARTYLERHMNTFLDCNLNELVRHGLLGLRETLPAEQDLTTKNVSIGIVGKDMEFTIYDDDDVAPFLVGLEERPQRKVVQAADEPAADKPDEPMDI from the exons ATG TTCCGTAACCAGTACGACAATGACGTCACTGTATGGAGTCCTCAG GGGCGCATTCACCAGATCGAATACGCCATGGAGGCGGTGAAACAAGGTTCGGCAACAGTGGGGCTCAAGTCCGGAACCCATGCAGTCCTGGTTGCTCTCAAG AGAGCCCAGTCTGAGCTGGCTGCTCACCAGAAGAAGATCCTCCATGTTGATGAACACATTGGCATCTCTATTGCCGGGCTGACTGCAGATGCCAGGCTCCTCTG TAACTTCATGAGGCAGGAATGCCTGGACTCCAGGTTTGTGTTTGACAGGCCTCTCCCAGTGTCGCGCCTCGTCACTCTCATTGGAAGCA AAACCCAAATCCCCACACAGAGATATGGAAGAAGACCCTATGGTGTGGGACTGCTTATCGCTGGCTACGAC GACATGGGACCTCATATCTTCCAGACCTGCCCCTCTGCAAACTACTTTGACTGCAAAGCCATGTCCATCGGAGCCCGCTCCCAGTCTGCCCGCACATACCTAGAGAGACACATGAACACCTTCCTGGACT GTAATCTGAATGAGCTGGTCAGGCATGGTCTGCTTGGGCTCAGAGAAACACTCCCTGCTGAACAGGACCTCACGACTAAG AATGTCTCCATCGGTATTGTGGGGAAAGACATGGAGTTCACCATCTACGACGATGATGACGTGGCTCCTTTCCTCGTGGGTCTAGAGGAGAGGCCACAGAGAAAG